The genome window taggtctataacagtttgggtctagagtgtcatcccctttgaagagggggattaccgcggcagctttccaatctttagggatctcggacgatacgaaagagaggttgaacagactagtaacaGGAGTCGCAACAATGGCGGcgaataattttagaaagagagggtccagattgtctagcccagctgatttgtacgggtccaggttttgcagctctttcacaacatctgctatctggatttggttgaaggagaagctggggaggcttgggcaagtagctgcggggttgcggagctgttggccgggtttgggtagccaggaggaaaacattgccagccgtagagaaatgcttattgaaattatcgtggatttatcagtggtgagtgtttcctagcctcagtgcagtgggtagctgagaggaggtgctcttattctccatggactacagtgtcccaaaactttttggagttagagctacaggatgcaaatttctgtttgaaaaagttagCCTTTGCGTTCctaactgactgcgtgtattggttcctgacttccctgaaaagttgcatatcgctgggactattcgatgctagtgcagtacgccacaggaagTTTATTGTATATTGCTAATTATTGTGTTATGGATAGCTGATGTATACTCTTTATATTTCCAGTCAACGTTGTAATGAAAGGAACTCACGGCTACATCTCCATCACGGAATGGCCTCTCATGATCGTGAGTATACATACAATTAAACATAGTCAGTGACACATTTAATAAACAACAGTGGGATGCATTGCACCATGACATTTTAGCTCACGCTAATTTCCAGTGCTTGTCCCTAGCCACATATACATTGTAGGGTTAATCATTGTCATAGATATCAGATGCCTGTTTTGTGTTGCCTTCatgtaataatatatgccatttagcagactttCATCCAAAGCATCTGTGGGATTCAAGCACCCAATCCTGGGGTTGCTAGTGCCATGCTCTGCTAACTGAACCATACAGGACCTTGTGGTTTGTTCCGAAAAATACCTTGTGTGTTATTTTGTTTTAACATGTTCCTCAGTTCGTGTTACTCTGGTTCATGTCTCCAGCCTGCTACTGGAAGAACCAATAtgtttctgtctcactctcaacctttctgtctctctctcagttctaCATGGTGATGTGTACAGTGTACATCCTGTATGCGTTACTCTGGTTCCTGTGGGCTGCCTGCTACTGGAAGGACTTACTGAGGATCCAGTTCTGGATAGCTGGAGTCATCTTTCTGGGCATGGTGGAGAAGGCTGTGTTCTGTGCTGAGTACGAGAACACCAACGGTGTTGGGGCAGCTTGTAAGTCTACACTACTATTACACCTAACTCTGTTGTCTGACTGGTTTAAAGAAAGTACTAAGATTCTCTGTATAGTAGTATGGTGGATCGGATCACATTGATCTGGTCCCAATTCCCTCCCTACCCCTTGGCTCTAACCTTTCAATGTTGGcagatctgaagggtctggataggtatcaGCAGTATAGTGGTGGAGAGTCCACCATATTAATTCTACCTTACAGGTTTGCAAACATCGCAGGCTTAGGGCCAAGGGGGAGGTTTAGGGAGGGTTGTTATTCTGAGCAAGAGAGTTTTTCTGTCTCATGTGAGAGAGAATTAATTCCAATGTGGGTGTTATTTTTAGCTCCAGGCCTGTTGATCTTTGCTGAGCTCATCTCTGCCCTGAAGAGAACCCTGGCACGGCTGCTGGTCATTATCGTCAGTCTGGGATATGGTATAGTCAAGTAAGTTGAGAAAATAAAGGTCGTCATACACTCTTACTCCCTGTCCTTTGATAGGTGACCCCAGTGACGTTATCGTGCTGTATGTATTTAGTCATTTTTCCTGCGTTGTGTGCGTTTCCCATCAGACCTCGACTGGGTACAGTGATGCACAGAGTGGTGGGACTAGGTGTGCTGTACTTTGCCTTTGCTGCCATCGAAGGTGTGCTTAGGATCACTGGGGTAAGGCGTACTCCTGAGCTTGCTTACCTCCGGTGAGCTTCCATTTTGAATGTGAACCTTAATTTCTAGATGGCGTGCTGTTTTTCTAATGTGTGGGCTATGGGAATTATGTTCAATACGTGTGTATGTATTCACTAAAGGTTCATGACAATGGCCCCGCCCTCATCACAGACATTGTTCTAGCATTGATGGACTTCTGTATCATCTGGTTCATATCCTTCCTTATTTAGAATAATTACCCCATAATGCACCTCTAGTGGTCTATCATAACTTAATGGCCTACTTGGCTGTATCACTTGTCTATCAGTGTTACAGAATGACACCTTTTTGTATCGCTTACTAATGATTCTCACTGATAGTCTAGATGCTGGGGTTATAATGTATCTTGTACAGTTTGGGTTGTAAACTTATATTAAATTATGTTTCACTAGGTGATTTTCTTTGGTTACTGCTGTTATTTTTCTCTCCCCCACTCACTCTCCATCACTTTCTTCTCCTTCTGTCTactctctttcttcccccctaTTATTCCCACctgtctgtctaacctgtctctctccatccctttctcctttcttcctctctcaggCGAAAGACTCTGACCTGGCTCTCTTGGCCAACATTCCTCTGGCTCTGCTTGACTCTTCTCTCTGCTGGTGGATATCCTTTTGTGTGCCGGTAGCCCTGTTTGAGGCTACTCTGTCCCCTTATCTTTGGTCCCTACCGGGGCTTCTCTGGTCCTCAGCCTGAGCCTTGGGCTACTCTGTCCCCTGGAGCCCCCCCCTATCCATGGTCCCTACCCAGGGCTACACCATCCCTCCCTGGGCCAATCCAAAGGGTCTCTGCATGAGGGCAAATAATCTATTCTTGCACAGCTAGCTAACGCACAGCTAGCTAACGCACAGCTAGCTAACGCACAGCTAGCTAACGCACAGCTAGCTAACGCACAGCTTGCTAACCTGGAGGTCTGATAGTAGAGATCTAGTAGTCTGGGCCTTGCCCTTGGCCCCCATCTCTGCCTGGGGCATCATCTGTACACCTTGCATGTTATCATCCCTGCTGATTTTTGCTAGGTTCTTCCATGATTCAGTCTCATTCATTAGGTCTGTTAGTTACATACTGTGAAGCCCAGCTGCTGTTTCCTTGACTGCCTCCTAACATATTTGTGAGCCTGGCTCATACTATAAAGACACTGAAACTGAGGAGAAACCCAGTGAAGCTGTCTCTCTACAGACATTTCACAAACACACTCATCTTCGCCATTATAGGTGAGTACAGCCAGGAAGATGATTTGTTTTTATAGTTCATGAGTATCATAACACATTATCACTGTATAAGGCATTATGAACAACATTATAAAGCAGTATACATATGTAGCCTACTTCATAGAAAGTGTTGCCAAACTATTCAGAATTAGTCTCACAATTGAATGGAAATGGTCTGATGCTGTTTTTgttatatttttttccccacctTCAGCTTCAATAATTTTCATGGTGTGGACGACGAAAAAATTCAGACTAGCCGACTGTCAATCTGTGAGTATGTCTTCTTGTAATGGTAGCAAATGGTCCAGTTGTGTGATATCAAGTTTGACTGCTCTGTGCATTTCTTAAAGGTTCcaagcaatgcaaatagtctgggtagccatttgattagatgttcaggagtcttatagcttggggggtagaagctgtttagaagcttcttggacctagacttggcgctccagtaccgcttgccatgcggtagcagagaggctggctggagtttttgacaatttttagggccttcctctgacaccaccttgtatagaggtcctggatagtaggaagcttggccccagtgatgtactgggccattcgcactaccctctggtgccttgcggtcggaggctgagcagttgccgtaccagacagttatgcaaccagtcaggatgctctcaatggtggctctgaggacccatgccaaatcttttcagtctcctgagggggaataggttttgtcgtgccctcttcacgactgtctcggtgtgcttggaccatgtttgatgatgtggacaccaaggaacttgaagctcccaacctgttccactacagcacCGTCGATGAgattgggggcgtgctcggtcctctttcctgtagtccacaattatctcatttacattacattacatttacattttacatttaagtcatttagcagacgctcttatccagagcgacttacaaaatggtgcatctcctttgttttgattacgttgagggagaggttgttgtcctggcaccgcacggccaggtctctgacctcctccttataggctgtgttgtcgttgtcggtgatcaggcctaccactgttgtgtcatcggcaaaatgaatgatggtgttggagtcgcgcCTGGCCGTGcattcatgagtgaacagggagtacaggaggggactgagcacgcacccctgaggggcccctgtgttgagaatcagcatagcagatgtgttattacctacctttaccacctggggcggcccgtcagtaagtcaaggatccagttgcagagggaggtgtttagtcccagggtccttagcttattgatgagctttgagggcactatggtgttgaatgctgagctgtagtcaatgaatatcattctcacatagatgttactattgtccaggtgggaaagggcagtttggagtgcaataagagattgcatcatctgtggatccgttggggcggtatgcaaattggagtgggtctagggtttctgggatagtgGTGTtgtgagacatgaccagcctttcgaagcacttcatggctacagatgtgagtgctatgggttggtagtcatttaggcaggttaccttagtgttcttgggcacagggactatggtggtctgcttgaaacatgttggtattgcaGACTCAGACAGtgagatgttgaaaatgtcagtgaagtcacttgccagttggtcagcgcatgctcgcagtacacgtcctggtaatccgtctggccctacggccttgtgaatgttgacctgtttaaaggtcttactcacattggctgcgtagagcgtgatcacagtcatccggaacagctggtgctctcatgcatgtttcagttttATTTGCCTCAATGCGAGCTGTAGCTTGACCAGCTGTAACTATCAGTCACACCACAGATGAAAGGTTACCAGTATTCTGCTTAAGATTTACAttgacatttgtcatttagcagactctcttatccagagccacttacagtagtgagtgcatacattttcatactttcccccgtactggtcccccgtgggaattgaacccacaacccactGGTTTGTAAACAAAGCAAGGTGTAGACGCACGTGATGCCATTTTTAAGGCAGTACATATTTAAATTGGTGAAGATAAGATGCTACCATTGGTGTATTACATTTCCAGATTCATATGATGTTGCATAAAGCTGCAAGTAAATCCTTGTTCATGCCTGCCTCCTGAATCCAGGGACTTGACACAGCTCGAGGGGACCAGTAACTTCATGATCAAACTTATCAATGTACCAGCTACAGTCATTCTTCATACTTGGGTCACTTTTCTTTGAACTGGTActggtttcatccaaatatcatTGAATTTGATGAAAACATGATTTTCACTGTTCAGGACTTAAGACCTTGAATCAACAGCATTGAATCAACGTATTGTAAAAAATGCCAGCTCAAGACAGCCATATTGGGTCATGTATTGAACAGTATCATGGCTGACATATTGTTTGTATTATTCCATATAACAGGACTGGGTGGAGCTGTGGGTAGATGATGCCTTCTGGAGGTTCCTGTTCTCCATCATACTGCTGGTTATCATGTTCTTATGGAGACCCTCTGCTAACAACCAGAGGTGAGgttacatggtgtgtgtgtttggctatCCTCGTGGGTACTGGaattccccacaaggatagtaaaaaagGACAAAGTCTATTTTCAGGGTTAGGGAAAATGGGATTTTGAGTGGAAGTACATTTTAGGTTCCCACTAAGACAGTAATATCAAACGTGTGCGTCATCCTACTATATGTGGACAGTGTTATGGAGaacgtcaaatcaaattttattggggGGTAGCCATTTcagtagatgttcaggagtcttatggcttgggggtagaagctgtttagaaccctctcggacctagacttggcactctggtaccgcttgctgtgcggtagcagagaaaacagtctatgactagggtggctggagtctttgaccatttttagggccttcctctgacaccacgtGGTACagacgtcctggatggcaggaagcttggccctagtgatgtactgggccgtacgcactaccctctagtgccttgcggtcagctAACAACCAGCGTTGATGATTGACCTGTCTATTATATTAGTGAAATGTGCTTTGATCTAAGTGTGCGGAGACCATTGTCTACATCCTGCACCTTAGCTACCTTGTTGAGTGTGCTGTAGATTTATCAATGGCTATATGTTGACATATCAAACTACCAACAGTCAGTCAGGGAGAAAGTGCCTCAGCTTACCACTCGTCAAAGCTTCAGAGGAAACACAAACTTACACAGCCTTTCTCTAAATGTTCTGGAGCTTTATAACAATTTTTAAGACTTTATAACTGTTCATCATTTTTAACTCTTCCTTTGTTCTCCTCAGATATGCGTTCACTCCACTGATGGATGACTCTGACGATGAGGAGATTGAGGAGTTCCTGGTGTCAGCTAATTTAGGTACTGTACATGTAGTCTGTTTTTGTTTAACTTTAGTGATCATGTGTTTGAACCTTGGTGATCGttctctccatgtttctctaaacacacacacagctgatggCATAAAGCTGAGAGCCTCGAATTTTAAGAGTGAGACGAACGGCTCAGCCAAGCCTTCAGGATCTAACCCGGTTAGTATCAAACCTTCAGTTCAATTAATACAACTTGATTTGTTCCCTCAGGGAATTAAGTCCGTTTCCAATTATCCAATCAATATGAACACAACatctccacatagaaatacagcaTACCAACAAGCCAACCTTTTCTATCAGTCAATAAAGTTCGACTTTCAGGTAACTGACACTCAAATGTTTGCTCTGACCTGTGATGCAATTCAAGCCCCCTACCAGCAGAACAAATAACCatctactgtatatactgaacacaaatataaacgcaacatgtaaagtgttagtctcATGTTTCTCTCAAAGCTTCTgtaaaattttgtgcacaaatttgtttacatccctgtttgtgagcatttctccttagccaagataatacatccacctgacaggtgtggcatatcaagaagctgattaaacagcataatcattacacaggtgccccttgtgctggggacaataaaaggccacttaaatgtgcagttttgtcacaacacaatgccacagatgtctcaagttttgaggaagcgtgcaattggtatgctgactgcaggaatgaccACCAGAGCTATTGGCagagaattaaatgttaatttctctaccataagccgcgtccaatgtaattttagagaatttggtaataTGTCcatccggcctcacaaccgcagaccacgtgtaaccacaccagcccaggacctcctcatccggcttcttcacctgcggcatcgtctgagacaagccacccggacagctgatgaactgAGGAGtacttctgtctgtaataaagcccttttgtgggggaaaaacgAATTCATGTTGGCTGGGCCTGGCCCCCAAGTGGGTAGGCCTGGCTCCCAATTGGATGGGCTTATGCCTTCCCAGGCATGtgaaaatccattgattagggcttaatacatttatttaaattgacttatttccttatatgacctGTAACTCAGGAAAATTGTTGCGTTTTATGTTTTTGTTTAGTATTTTTAGACTAGTGAATGACATCTGAGTTCAAACAACAGAGGGCAGCGTTGAGTAGTTCTCTTATTTTCACTATTTCCCACCTGTCCAGGATGAAGACTTGAAGTGGGTGGAAGAGAACATTCCTACCTCTCTAACAGACGTGTAAGCATCACTTATCAATAAATACTTTTATCAACACCAAAATTGCAGGTGTGTTTATAGCAGAGttttccaaactcggtcctcgggaccccaaagggggcacgttttggtttttaccctagcactacacagctgtttCAAATAACCAACTAAACACCAAGCTttgataatttgaatcagctgtgtagtgttagaaTAAAAACCAAAACCTGCACcacttggggtccccaggactgagtttgtgAAATCCAGGTTTAAAGTGGTCTCTGTTATTAGGTGGTGGTGTcattaaaaacaaatgttttctcCTTCTTTTCCTCCATTGTAGAGCGTTGCCTGTCCTTCTTGATTCAGATGAGGTGTGTATATTTTTAACACGGGGTCATTTCTGTCAATGGCAAAATACGCTGAGGATACAAaatattaaggacacctgctctttccatggcatGTGCTATCAGGTGAAAGATGAGCAAGGCAGTCAACCCACTGTTTCCCGGGCgccgtggatgttgattatggcagcctTGCGCACCTCtctgaggggttgggttaaatgcagaagacacatttcagttcaatgcattcagttgtacaactgactaggtttcccctAATTCCCGTAATGTTTTGTAACTCAGTATATATGGTTTATTTTACTGTGCATTTCCTATAATGTTATTAAATTCTCAGTAGGCAATTTTATATGTACAGCCACTATGgtattagaaagagagagagatatatatatatatatatatatactgctcaaaaaaacaaagggaacactaaaataacacatcctagatctgaatgaatgaaataatcttattaaatacttttttctttacatagttgaatgtgctgacaacaaaatcacacaaaaagaatcaattgaaatccaatttatcaacccatggaggtctggatttggagtcacactcaaaatgaaagtggaaaaccacactacaggctgatccaactttgatgtaatatccttaaaacaagtcaaaatgaggctcagtagtgtgtgtggcctccacgtgcctgtatgacctccctacaacgcctgagcatgctcctgatgaggtggcggatggtctcctgagggatctcctcccagacctggactaaagcatccgccaactcctggacagtctgtggtgcaacgtggcgttggtggatggagcgagacatgatgtcccagatgtgctcaattggattcaggtctggggaatgggcgggccagtgcatagcatcaatgccttcctcttgcaggaactgctgacacactccagccacatgaggtctagcattaggaggaacccagggccaaccgcaccagcatatggtctcacaaggggtctgaggatctcatctcggtacctaatggcagtcaggctacctctggtgagaacatggagggctgtgcggccccccccaaagaaatgccaccccacaccatgactgacccaccgccaaaccggtcatgctggaggatgttgcaggcagcagaacgttctccacggcgtctccagactctgtcacgtctgtcacgtgctcagtgtgaacctgctttcatctgtgaagagcacagggcgccagtggcgaatttgccaatcttggtgttctctggcaaatgccaaacgtcctgcacggtgttgggctgtaagcacaacccccacctgtggacgtcgggccctcataccaccctcatggagtctgtttctgaccgtttgagcagacacatgcacatttgtggcctgctgcaggtcattttgcagggctctggcagtgctcctcctgctcctccttgcacaaaggtggaggtagcggtcctgctgctgggttgttgccctcctacggcctcctccacgtctcctgatgtactgacctgtctcctggttgcgcctccatgctctggacactacgctgacagacacagcaaaccttcttgccacagctcccattgatgtgccatcctggatgagctgcactacctgagccacttgtgtgggttgtagactccgtctcatgctaccactagagtgaaagcaccaccaacattcaaaagtaaccaaaacatcagccaggaagcataggaactgagaagtggtctgtggtccccacctgcagaaccactcctttattgggggtgtcttgctaattgcctataatttccacctgttgtctattccatttgcacaacagcatgtgaaatttattgtcaatcagtgttgcttcctaagtggacagtttgatttcacagaagtgtgattgacttggagttaattgttccctttattcttatatatatatatatatattttcactgTATTCCTTACCCAGGAAATCATGACTACAAAATATGAAATGTCCAAGATGGAGTAACATGGGAAATCTTCCTACTACCCACGATGGATGCAGAGCATCTCTTCCTCCTGAGATTGGTTCCTCCTGCATGGCATGGAagagacagatcacctggagcgCGACACCTCTCCAATCCTAGGCCTGTTTAGGCTGAGAGTCAGACCTCTGTCTACAACACTATTGGGGCTTAACACCTCTGACTTGGCGATCAGCAGGGTCCTATTCATTGGGTATCAAACGGAAGAAAACTGATTTAAACAGGAggtactacctgaacttgtccaataagaaatgctggTTATAGTTTtccgttgtaaaatgtttttcctGCGGTGTGCCCTAATGTATTTagccctctcaccctctccacaAACCAAGACCTAACAATTGAGTGTGTCCCAAAGTGCACCCTattcagtgccttt of Salmo salar chromosome ssa01, Ssal_v3.1, whole genome shotgun sequence contains these proteins:
- the LOC106611018 gene encoding transmembrane protein 87A isoform X1 yields the protein MAASVRVRTWNSKASSVKLWLLLLTGILLLGDVNSGVMAAPEPGQWSITVVNTSRPLLLRKSMYKDTDIKLKVVSFGCPEEMTFTIQWYLKYYPCHNEFNNIEEMYERTPLSRGQSMDPNPLGQGECIEHKHKPLTCNNDLRYFPMLNKAKAEPRPVVPPMEGAAPGSDENYTRWTMEEYDKVGGVKNGSVSLKHDVIATTWKDGPYLLVVVIKSNKQEANWNLTVNVVMKGTHGYISITEWPLMIFYMVMCTVYILYALLWFLWAACYWKDLLRIQFWIAGVIFLGMVEKAVFCAEYENTNGVGAASPGLLIFAELISALKRTLARLLVIIVSLGYGIVKPRLGTVMHRVVGLGVLYFAFAAIEGVLRITGAKDSDLALLANIPLALLDSSLCWWIFVSLAHTIKTLKLRRNPVKLSLYRHFTNTLIFAIIASIIFMVWTTKKFRLADCQSDWVELWVDDAFWRFLFSIILLVIMFLWRPSANNQRYAFTPLMDDSDDEEIEEFLVSANLADGIKLRASNFKSETNGSAKPSGSNPDEDLKWVEENIPTSLTDVALPVLLDSDEEIMTTKYEMSKME
- the LOC106611018 gene encoding transmembrane protein 87A isoform X2, giving the protein MAASVRVRTWNSKASSVKLWLLLLTGILLLGDVNSGVMAAPEPGQWSITVVNTSRPLLLRKSMYKDTDIKLKVVSFGCPEEMTFTIQWYLKYYPCHNEFNNIEEMYERTPLSRGQSMDPNPLGQGECIEHKHKPLTCNNDLRYFPMLNKAKAEPRPVVPPMEGAAPGSDENYTRWTMEEYDKVGGVKNGSVSLKHDVIATTWKDGPYLLVVVIKSNKQEANWNLTVNVVMKGTHGYISITEWPLMIFYMVMCTVYILYALLWFLWAACYWKDLLRIQFWIAGVIFLGMVEKAVFCAEYENTNGVGAASPGLLIFAELISALKRTLARLLVIIVSLGYGIVKPRLGTVMHRVVGLGVLYFAFAAIEGVLRITGVHDNGPALITDIVLALMDFCIIWFIFVSLAHTIKTLKLRRNPVKLSLYRHFTNTLIFAIIASIIFMVWTTKKFRLADCQSDWVELWVDDAFWRFLFSIILLVIMFLWRPSANNQRYAFTPLMDDSDDEEIEEFLVSANLADGIKLRASNFKSETNGSAKPSGSNPDEDLKWVEENIPTSLTDVALPVLLDSDEEIMTTKYEMSKME